The Anoxybacillus flavithermus genome has a segment encoding these proteins:
- a CDS encoding hypothetical protein (asymmetrical; catalyzes the formation of NTP and NMP from P(1),P(4)-bis(5'-nucleosyl) tetraphosphate; acts on bis(5'-guanosyl) tetraphosphate, bis(5'-xanthosyl)-tetraphosphate, on bis(5'-adenosyl)-tetraphosphate, and bis(5'-uridyl)-tetraphosphate), which produces MIYDIIGDIHGCFHEFMLLTKKLGYVWENDVPIHPNGRKLAFVGDLADRGPQSLQVIDTVISLVQQNKAVYVPGNHCDKLYRFFLGRNVQVTHGLETTVAEWEQADEKTKTRIRTQFMTLYEQAPLYAVLDEGKLIVAHAGIRADYIGKFHQKVKTFVLYGDITGEKHPDGSPVRRDWAKHYRGDALIVYGHTPVKEPRWLNNTVNIDTGCVFGGQLTALRYPEMETVSVPSTMPYVAEKFRPFD; this is translated from the coding sequence ATGATATACGACATTATCGGAGATATTCACGGCTGTTTTCACGAATTCATGTTATTAACAAAAAAGCTTGGCTACGTATGGGAAAATGATGTCCCGATTCATCCGAACGGACGAAAGCTTGCTTTCGTTGGCGATTTAGCCGATCGTGGTCCGCAGTCATTACAAGTGATTGATACGGTCATCTCGCTCGTTCAACAAAACAAAGCGGTGTACGTCCCAGGCAATCATTGCGACAAATTGTATCGTTTTTTTCTCGGTCGAAATGTGCAAGTGACACACGGACTTGAAACGACGGTTGCCGAATGGGAACAAGCGGATGAAAAAACAAAAACACGCATTCGTACGCAATTTATGACACTGTACGAACAAGCGCCCCTTTATGCCGTCTTAGATGAAGGAAAACTAATCGTTGCCCATGCTGGCATTCGCGCAGATTACATCGGAAAATTCCATCAAAAAGTAAAAACGTTCGTTTTATACGGCGATATTACAGGTGAAAAACATCCGGATGGCTCCCCTGTGCGCCGAGATTGGGCAAAACATTACCGAGGCGATGCGCTTATCGTATACGGACATACGCCCGTCAAAGAGCCACGCTGGCTAAACAACACCGTCAACATCGACACCGGCTGCGTATTCGGCGGACAACTCACAGCGCTTCGCTATCCGGAAATGGAGACGGTTTCTGTTCCATCAACGATGCCGTATGTCGCTGAAAAGTTTCGCCCGTTTGATTAA
- a CDS encoding magnesium transporter encodes MLQALYDGKIEAFRKQFLKLHPYDRAKFYVEQSPEVRKRMYEYLSPAEMAEIFDHLDIEEDEYKIYLSEMDPLFVAQMLAHMYADNAADVLNELDKKEVANYLTIMDDEAAKDIQGLLHYKEYTAGSIMTTEYIAIHANQTVRSAMQILKREAANAETIYYLYVVNEQRQLVGVLSLRELLTSDDDAMICDVMNDRVVSVFVDEDQEEVARKMQNYDFLALPVVDMNNHLLGIITVDDIVDVISEEATDDYSKLAGVPDVDIQYTPFEAAKKRLPWLIILLFLGMMTANLISRFEDTLQKVAILAVFIPLIAGMSGNTGTQSLAVAVRRLAMGDFEKEGKWRMLAREALTGLLIGLSCGVVITIVVYVWKQQFFLGVLVGLALFATLTVATVAGALIPLFMHKLRIDPAVASGPFITTINDLISILIYFGLATMFMDYLL; translated from the coding sequence ATGTTGCAGGCGTTATATGATGGAAAAATCGAAGCGTTTCGAAAACAGTTTTTAAAATTGCATCCGTATGATCGGGCGAAGTTTTACGTTGAACAAAGCCCGGAAGTAAGAAAACGCATGTATGAATATTTATCGCCAGCGGAAATGGCGGAAATTTTTGACCATCTCGACATTGAAGAAGATGAATATAAAATTTATTTGTCGGAAATGGATCCGTTATTTGTGGCGCAAATGCTCGCGCACATGTATGCCGACAATGCGGCGGACGTATTAAATGAACTAGATAAAAAAGAAGTGGCGAATTATTTAACGATTATGGACGATGAAGCGGCGAAAGATATTCAAGGGTTGCTTCATTATAAAGAATATACGGCCGGAAGCATTATGACAACGGAATATATCGCCATTCACGCCAATCAAACGGTGCGTTCGGCGATGCAAATTTTAAAAAGAGAAGCAGCGAATGCGGAAACGATTTATTATTTGTATGTCGTCAATGAACAACGGCAGCTCGTTGGGGTATTGTCGCTACGCGAGCTGTTGACATCGGATGATGATGCGATGATTTGTGATGTCATGAACGATCGGGTCGTTTCTGTATTTGTTGATGAAGATCAAGAAGAAGTGGCGCGCAAAATGCAAAACTACGATTTTTTAGCGCTTCCTGTCGTCGATATGAACAATCATTTGCTTGGGATTATTACCGTCGATGACATTGTCGACGTCATTTCGGAAGAAGCGACAGACGACTATTCGAAACTCGCGGGGGTTCCGGATGTCGATATTCAATACACTCCGTTCGAAGCGGCGAAAAAGCGGTTGCCGTGGCTCATTATTTTACTGTTTTTAGGCATGATGACGGCGAATTTAATTAGCCGTTTTGAAGACACGTTGCAAAAAGTCGCGATTTTAGCGGTGTTTATTCCGCTTATTGCGGGCATGTCTGGAAATACAGGGACGCAGTCGTTGGCGGTCGCGGTGCGTCGTTTAGCGATGGGGGATTTCGAAAAAGAAGGAAAGTGGCGCATGCTTGCACGCGAAGCGCTAACGGGGCTACTTATCGGTTTATCTTGCGGCGTCGTCATTACGATTGTTGTGTACGTATGGAAGCAACAGTTTTTCTTAGGTGTGCTCGTCGGATTAGCGTTATTTGCGACGTTGACGGTCGCGACAGTTGCAGGGGCGCTTATTCCGCTCTTTATGCATAAATTGCGCATCGACCCGGCTGTTGCATCTGGTCCGTTTATTACGACGATTAACGATTTAATTAGCATTCTCATTTATTTCGGTTTAGCGACGATGTTTATGGACTATTTATTATGA
- a CDS encoding NAD kinase: MKFAVISKGDAISNECMYKIRTYLTDFRLTYDEDEPDIVISVGGDGTLLYAFHRYRSRLEQTAFVGVHTGHLGFYADWVPDEIEKLVIAIAKTPYQVIEYPLLEVTIRYVGGGREVKYLALNECTVKSVSGTLVMDVEIRGDLFETFRGDGLCISTPSGSTAYNKALGGAILHPSLEAIQVAEMASINNRVFRTIGSPLVLPKHHTCMLKPVNDVDFQITIDHLSLLHKDVKSIQCRVADEKIRFARFRPFPFWKRVRESFIQ; encoded by the coding sequence GTGAAATTTGCGGTCATATCGAAAGGGGACGCGATATCAAACGAATGTATGTATAAAATTCGTACATATTTAACCGATTTTCGTTTAACGTATGATGAAGACGAGCCTGATATCGTCATTTCAGTCGGCGGGGATGGGACGTTGTTGTATGCGTTTCATCGCTATCGGAGCCGGTTAGAACAGACGGCGTTTGTCGGGGTGCATACGGGTCATTTAGGCTTTTACGCCGATTGGGTGCCAGATGAAATTGAAAAGCTCGTTATCGCTATCGCTAAAACGCCGTATCAAGTGATCGAATATCCGCTTCTTGAAGTGACGATTCGCTACGTCGGTGGTGGGCGTGAAGTTAAATATTTAGCGCTCAATGAATGTACTGTAAAAAGTGTAAGCGGGACGCTCGTGATGGATGTCGAAATTCGCGGCGATTTATTTGAAACGTTTCGCGGGGATGGGCTATGCATTTCTACTCCTTCAGGAAGCACCGCATACAATAAGGCGCTCGGCGGTGCGATTTTACATCCATCGCTCGAAGCGATCCAAGTCGCAGAAATGGCATCGATTAACAACCGCGTGTTTCGTACGATTGGCTCGCCGCTCGTTTTGCCGAAGCATCATACGTGCATGTTAAAGCCGGTCAATGACGTTGATTTTCAAATTACGATCGACCATTTATCGTTATTGCATAAAGATGTAAAATCGATACAATGCCGCGTCGCCGACGAAAAAATTCGCTTTGCTCGCTTCCGTCCGTTTCCGTTTTGGAAGCGCGTGCGCGAATCATTCATTCAGTAG
- a CDS encoding RNA pseudouridine synthase produces MFQLRWIVTQQQDGMLVREFLKQQHISKTALTDIKFQGGRIEVNDVPVTVRYVLKAGDEVCVSFPPEQKGVHMVADPIPLAVVYEDDYVIVINKPPHMSTIPSREHPHGTLANALLYHYEQQQLQTTVHVVTRLDRDTSGLVLVAKHRHVHHLLSEQQKQGRVKRRYEAICHGYVTPSVGTIDAPIARKSDSIIEREVRADGQRAVTHYEVLQYKNDMTHVSIRLETGRTHQIRVHFSHIGHPLVGDDLYGGLREHIDRQALHSCELTFFHPFFEKTMTFHAPLPDDIARLL; encoded by the coding sequence ATGTTTCAACTTCGTTGGATCGTCACACAACAACAAGATGGGATGCTCGTTCGTGAATTTTTAAAACAACAACATATTTCAAAAACAGCGCTCACCGATATTAAATTTCAAGGGGGGCGGATCGAAGTGAACGATGTGCCTGTGACCGTTCGTTACGTGCTAAAAGCAGGCGATGAAGTGTGCGTTTCGTTTCCACCAGAACAAAAAGGGGTACATATGGTCGCTGATCCGATTCCGCTTGCGGTCGTGTATGAAGATGATTATGTGATCGTCATCAATAAGCCTCCGCACATGTCAACCATTCCGTCGCGCGAACATCCGCATGGGACGCTTGCGAATGCGTTATTGTATCATTACGAACAACAACAGTTACAAACGACGGTGCATGTCGTCACACGGCTTGACCGCGATACGTCCGGGCTTGTGCTTGTCGCAAAGCATCGCCATGTGCATCATTTACTTAGCGAACAACAAAAGCAAGGGCGGGTAAAGCGTCGGTATGAAGCGATTTGCCACGGGTACGTCACCCCGTCTGTCGGGACGATTGATGCTCCTATTGCGAGAAAAAGCGACAGCATCATCGAACGGGAAGTGCGAGCGGATGGTCAGCGTGCGGTGACGCATTATGAAGTATTGCAATATAAAAACGATATGACGCACGTGTCGATTCGATTAGAAACGGGGCGTACGCATCAAATTCGCGTTCATTTTTCTCATATCGGTCATCCGCTCGTTGGTGATGATTTATATGGGGGATTGCGGGAACATATCGACCGCCAAGCGTTACATAGTTGTGAGCTGACGTTTTTTCATCCGTTTTTTGAAAAAACGATGACGTTTCATGCGCCGCTCCCTGACGACATCGCCCGTTTGCTTTAA
- a CDS encoding UDP-glucose 4-epimerase, whose translation MNILVTGAAGFIGSHVCEALLQHHHVIGIDCFTGPTPKQWKEQTIDMLKKHDRFTWLEGDLLSLPLDDIVKQVDVIYHFAGMPGVRTSWGTSFDLYTTNNILATQRLLEACKQHRPKQFIYTSTSSVYGEKHGRVHENMTPAPLSPYGITKLAGEHLCHVYESEFGVPMTILRYFTVYGPRQRSDMAFHRFIRQMLFDEPITIFGDGTQTRDFTYISDCVNGTLAVLGNDKAIGETFNIGGKERASINDVIAMLENIIGKQANKQYMNQAIGEPKHTWADISKAEHLLSYNPATPLQEGLRREVEYIRSLYGR comes from the coding sequence ATGAACATACTTGTTACAGGAGCAGCTGGCTTTATCGGTTCGCACGTATGCGAAGCGTTGTTACAGCACCATCACGTTATCGGCATCGACTGTTTCACCGGTCCGACGCCAAAACAATGGAAAGAACAAACGATCGACATGTTAAAAAAACATGACCGTTTTACATGGCTCGAGGGCGATTTATTGTCGTTGCCGCTCGACGACATCGTCAAACAAGTCGATGTCATTTATCATTTTGCTGGCATGCCGGGCGTGCGCACAAGCTGGGGAACGTCATTTGATTTATACACAACAAACAACATATTAGCAACGCAACGGTTGCTTGAAGCGTGTAAACAACATCGACCAAAACAGTTCATTTATACGTCCACCTCATCCGTTTACGGAGAAAAACATGGGCGCGTGCATGAAAACATGACTCCGGCTCCTCTTTCACCGTATGGCATCACGAAGCTTGCTGGCGAACATTTATGCCACGTATATGAATCGGAGTTTGGCGTGCCGATGACGATTTTACGTTATTTTACCGTGTACGGACCACGCCAGCGATCTGATATGGCATTTCATCGCTTTATTCGCCAAATGTTGTTTGATGAGCCAATCACGATTTTCGGAGACGGCACACAAACGCGCGACTTTACGTACATTTCCGACTGCGTCAATGGAACGCTCGCCGTCCTTGGCAACGACAAAGCGATTGGCGAAACGTTTAACATCGGTGGAAAAGAGCGTGCATCTATTAATGACGTCATTGCCATGCTTGAAAACATAATCGGGAAACAAGCAAACAAACAATATATGAATCAAGCGATCGGCGAGCCGAAACATACGTGGGCGGACATTTCAAAAGCCGAACACCTCCTTTCATACAATCCAGCGACGCCATTGCAAGAAGGATTGCGTCGTGAAGTCGAATATATTCGCTCGCTTTACGGGAGGTAG
- a CDS encoding rod shape-determining protein RodA, whose translation MENEKTVQSKIDYHLLFILFLIAIVSAIAIESARETLPAKLQHINFAQKQLMWYGVGVVVIAVTMLVDYDRLFKIAWYLYGFGMILLLGLELNVPGTLTIKGATSWYSLPGGNFQPSELMKIFMIIVISRIIVNHREKYHDPTLQDDLKLLGKIGLSLLPPLFLLARQPDMGMSMVFMAITGSLILVSGIRLRIIAAIVGVAVLGATAFIVAFLYFPDVLKIQQYQLNRFYGWLNPYEYSSDQGFQLIKSLLAIGSGELYGKGYKNLDVYLPESHTDFIFSIIGEQFGFIGASIVVSLFFLLIYRMIQIALECHDPFGSYLCAGVIGMITFQVFQNVGMTIGLLPITGLPLPFVSYGGSSLATYMLAIGLVLNVRSRTQKFMFSAEQ comes from the coding sequence ATGGAAAACGAAAAAACCGTTCAATCGAAAATAGATTATCATTTATTGTTCATTTTATTTTTAATTGCGATCGTCAGCGCCATCGCCATCGAAAGCGCGCGCGAGACACTCCCCGCTAAACTGCAACATATTAACTTTGCGCAAAAGCAGCTCATGTGGTATGGCGTCGGAGTCGTCGTCATTGCGGTGACGATGCTTGTCGATTACGATCGACTGTTTAAAATCGCTTGGTATTTGTACGGCTTCGGGATGATTCTTTTACTTGGATTAGAATTAAACGTCCCGGGTACATTAACGATTAAAGGAGCAACGAGCTGGTACAGCCTGCCGGGCGGAAACTTTCAGCCGTCTGAGCTAATGAAAATTTTTATGATTATCGTCATTAGCCGAATTATCGTCAACCATCGTGAAAAATACCATGACCCGACGTTGCAAGACGATTTGAAACTGCTCGGAAAAATCGGGCTTTCGCTACTGCCGCCGCTTTTTTTACTTGCCCGTCAGCCTGATATGGGGATGTCAATGGTATTTATGGCGATCACCGGCTCGCTCATTCTCGTTTCCGGCATTCGTTTGCGCATTATCGCCGCTATCGTCGGTGTTGCTGTACTTGGCGCAACAGCGTTTATCGTGGCGTTTTTATATTTCCCAGACGTATTAAAAATTCAACAATATCAATTAAACCGTTTTTACGGCTGGTTGAATCCGTACGAATATTCAAGCGATCAAGGGTTTCAGCTTATTAAATCGCTACTGGCGATCGGATCTGGGGAATTATATGGAAAAGGATATAAAAACTTAGACGTCTATTTACCAGAGTCGCATACTGACTTTATTTTTAGCATTATCGGAGAACAATTCGGCTTTATTGGGGCAAGCATCGTCGTGTCGCTCTTTTTCTTGCTCATTTACCGCATGATTCAAATTGCGCTAGAATGCCACGACCCATTCGGCAGTTATTTATGCGCCGGCGTCATCGGCATGATTACGTTCCAAGTATTCCAAAATGTCGGCATGACGATCGGGTTACTACCGATTACCGGTCTTCCGCTTCCATTCGTCAGCTACGGAGGAAGCTCGCTTGCCACATACATGCTTGCGATCGGGCTCGTCTTAAACGTCCGCTCCCGCACACAAAAATTTATGTTTTCTGCAGAACAATAG
- a CDS encoding UDP-glucose 6-dehydrogenase, protein MNVCIIGAGYVGLTTAAVLAKLGHTVHCIDENEQKMAALQRGEIPIYEPGLAELFTDHQSRLFFHHDGQKHIQEADVMFICVGTPPDVKGKPDVSYVNRAIDMLIRHVSDHQTLVIKSTVPIGTNERIYERLKNEGKHARVVSNPEFLREGSAIYDSFHPDRIVIGLRDDDDRSLSVMQTLYAGIHAPYVVTSLSGAEMIKYAANAFLATKISFINEMARLCDTYDVDVVDVAKGIGLDGRIGPHFLQAGIGYGGSCFPKDVTALIQMAYEQMVRPYMLEATKAVNDTQINWYVQKMKRTLGELAGRRIAVLGIAFKPNTDDIRESPAVLLINKLHAHGADVIAHDPKATLPHDVAVKQAKTIDEAVQKADALIVATDWDAYKQLNWEEVKRMMNGNAVIDGRNSLPREAIIHAGLHYIGVGRR, encoded by the coding sequence TCGGGCATACCGTTCATTGCATCGATGAAAACGAACAAAAAATGGCTGCCTTACAACGCGGAGAAATCCCCATTTACGAGCCGGGTTTAGCCGAGTTATTTACCGACCATCAAAGTCGGCTTTTTTTTCATCATGATGGACAAAAACATATACAAGAAGCAGACGTCATGTTTATTTGCGTCGGCACACCTCCAGATGTAAAAGGAAAACCAGACGTCTCCTACGTCAATCGCGCCATTGACATGCTGATCCGACATGTAAGCGATCATCAAACACTCGTCATCAAAAGCACCGTCCCGATCGGAACGAACGAACGCATATACGAACGACTAAAAAACGAAGGAAAACATGCACGCGTCGTCTCAAACCCTGAATTTTTACGGGAAGGCTCTGCCATTTACGATTCTTTCCATCCTGACCGTATCGTCATCGGCTTACGTGACGATGATGATCGTTCCCTTTCCGTCATGCAAACGTTATATGCCGGCATTCACGCGCCATATGTCGTGACAAGTTTAAGTGGCGCAGAAATGATAAAATATGCTGCCAACGCTTTTTTAGCGACGAAAATTTCCTTTATAAACGAAATGGCACGCCTTTGCGACACGTACGATGTCGATGTTGTCGACGTCGCCAAAGGAATTGGACTTGACGGAAGAATCGGCCCGCACTTTTTACAAGCTGGGATCGGCTATGGGGGCTCTTGTTTTCCGAAAGATGTGACAGCTCTTATTCAAATGGCGTATGAACAAATGGTGCGACCGTACATGTTAGAAGCGACAAAAGCGGTAAACGACACGCAAATTAATTGGTACGTTCAAAAAATGAAACGAACGTTAGGAGAACTTGCGGGGAGACGTATTGCCGTCCTCGGCATCGCTTTTAAACCGAATACAGACGATATTCGTGAATCTCCCGCCGTTTTACTCATCAACAAACTGCACGCCCATGGCGCTGACGTCATTGCTCATGATCCGAAAGCTACCCTTCCACACGACGTCGCGGTTAAACAAGCAAAAACGATAGATGAAGCGGTGCAAAAAGCGGATGCACTCATTGTTGCGACCGATTGGGATGCGTATAAACAGTTAAACTGGGAAGAAGTAAAACGAATGATGAACGGAAACGCCGTCATCGACGGACGAAATAGCTTGCCTCGTGAGGCGATCATACACGCAGGACTACACTATATCGGGGTGGGACGGAGATGA
- a CDS encoding glycosyl transferase: MRIAFICTEKLPSPAVKGGAIQLMIDGIAPFLAAKHDLTIFSITDPSLPTYERRHGIEYVRVPKEQYEQHIVNELKKRTFDVIHVFNRPANVLFYKQAVPNSRFVTSLHNDMFSPLKMKRDVAERVIAEVDAITTVSEYMKRTVTKRYDVPDDLVQVVYSGVDITPYTPPWTEEGKQVRADMRQRFRLEGDDVILFIGRLSRAKGVHVLIESMNDVLADHPRAKLVIVGGKWFSDNRPNGYVHFLHKLAHPYKDRILFTNYIPSEHIPRILAMGDLFVCSSQWHEPLARVHYEAMAAGVPIITTNRGGNGEVIEQDVNGIVIDDYSSPKAFANAINELLCNKEKALALAREGRKRAETTFSFANTAEQLERLYVTICQ, translated from the coding sequence ATGCGCATCGCATTCATTTGTACAGAAAAATTGCCGTCGCCAGCCGTCAAAGGGGGTGCTATTCAACTGATGATTGATGGCATCGCCCCATTTCTTGCCGCTAAACATGATCTTACGATTTTTTCGATTACAGACCCGTCGCTTCCCACATACGAACGGCGTCACGGCATCGAATATGTGCGCGTGCCAAAAGAACAGTACGAACAACATATCGTCAACGAACTAAAAAAGCGCACGTTTGACGTCATTCACGTTTTTAACCGCCCCGCAAACGTGTTATTTTACAAACAAGCAGTGCCAAATAGTCGCTTCGTCACGAGCTTGCATAACGATATGTTTTCGCCGCTAAAAATGAAACGTGACGTAGCTGAACGAGTGATTGCGGAAGTAGATGCGATCACAACGGTAAGTGAATATATGAAACGAACCGTCACAAAACGATACGATGTGCCGGACGATCTCGTTCAAGTCGTCTACTCTGGCGTTGACATTACACCGTACACACCACCATGGACGGAGGAAGGAAAACAAGTGCGCGCCGACATGCGCCAACGCTTTCGTTTGGAAGGAGATGACGTCATTTTATTTATCGGCCGATTAAGTCGAGCAAAAGGGGTGCACGTATTAATAGAAAGCATGAATGACGTGCTAGCCGACCATCCGCGTGCGAAACTCGTCATCGTCGGAGGAAAATGGTTTAGCGACAACCGCCCGAACGGTTACGTGCACTTCCTGCACAAGCTCGCTCACCCTTACAAAGACCGCATTTTATTTACAAACTACATCCCTTCCGAACACATCCCGCGCATATTGGCGATGGGCGATCTGTTCGTCTGTAGTTCGCAATGGCATGAGCCGCTCGCTCGCGTACATTACGAAGCGATGGCTGCTGGCGTGCCGATCATTACGACAAATCGCGGGGGAAATGGTGAAGTCATTGAGCAGGACGTCAACGGAATCGTCATTGACGACTACTCATCACCGAAAGCATTCGCCAACGCGATTAACGAATTGCTTTGCAATAAAGAAAAAGCGCTCGCACTTGCTCGCGAAGGACGAAAACGGGCAGAAACGACGTTTTCATTCGCAAACACAGCCGAGCAGCTTGAACGTTTGTACGTTACGATTTGCCAATAA
- a CDS encoding enoyl-[acyl-carrier-protein] reductase, with translation MQLSLQGKTYVVMGVANKRSIAWGIARALHAAGARLIFTYAGERFENEVKKLVATLEDDTALVLPCDVTKDEEIASCFAQIKEQVGVIHGLAHCIAFANKEHLEGEYMNVDREGFLLAHNISAYSLTAVAKAAKELMTEGGSIVTLTYLGGERVVQNYNVMGVAKASLEASVKYLANDLGKYGIRVNAISAGPIRTLSAKGVGDFNSILKEIEERAPLRRATTQEEVGDTALFLFSDLSRGVTGEIIHVDSGYHILAR, from the coding sequence ATGCAATTATCATTACAAGGAAAGACGTATGTCGTGATGGGTGTGGCAAATAAACGAAGCATCGCTTGGGGCATTGCGCGTGCGCTTCATGCGGCAGGGGCGCGGTTAATTTTTACATATGCAGGTGAGCGTTTTGAAAATGAAGTGAAAAAATTAGTGGCGACGTTAGAAGATGACACAGCGCTTGTATTGCCTTGCGATGTGACGAAAGATGAGGAAATTGCCTCATGCTTTGCGCAAATTAAAGAGCAAGTGGGCGTCATTCACGGTCTTGCGCATTGTATCGCATTTGCGAATAAAGAACATTTAGAAGGCGAGTATATGAACGTCGATCGCGAAGGATTTTTACTTGCGCACAACATTAGCGCCTATTCGTTAACAGCGGTGGCGAAAGCGGCGAAAGAGCTAATGACCGAAGGCGGAAGCATCGTCACGTTAACGTATTTAGGAGGCGAGCGCGTCGTGCAAAACTACAACGTCATGGGTGTGGCAAAAGCATCGTTAGAAGCGAGCGTGAAATATTTAGCGAACGACTTAGGGAAATACGGCATTCGCGTCAACGCCATTTCCGCAGGTCCAATTCGCACGTTATCTGCGAAAGGTGTCGGCGATTTTAACTCGATTTTAAAAGAAATTGAAGAGCGTGCACCACTGCGCCGTGCAACGACACAAGAAGAAGTAGGCGATACGGCACTCTTTTTATTTAGCGACTTATCGCGCGGCGTCACAGGCGAAATTATCCACGTTGACTCTGGCTACCATATTTTAGCGCGCTAA
- a CDS encoding MFS transporter yields the protein MRNKMFHFFWIGQSFANFGDVFYIVSLITYLYHLTSKSMATAFVTFLVTLSLSISGIIAPIFFEKFKLKIILAYGQMFKTILLMILCIYINMNIVSNVWLIYTVVLCISFFDGISNPIKSSLIPLLVKREEILKANSMLNTLDQFIKLSAWPIGSLIIAFLSPAFLINMTLLLYMISCFFMFLLNIEETSKRENVNRKGTKKVPSSMSIGWKYTFTNQHSKSISFMTLFEGVGNGVWISAILYVYVKEQLHLGEEWWGYINSIFFGGMVIGGFLIIKFNKFIEASQQTIVLSTPFIIATVTFLFGNEQYAWLSLFWSMIYGITEQFRFVSLQTILQKNTEPHLLPNVFAVQGVISTITFGVSTLLLSFIADTYGITSAFYTSALCYIISGLISYKNKEIWKNEGSSPQHVLDK from the coding sequence ATGAGAAATAAGATGTTTCATTTCTTTTGGATAGGTCAATCTTTTGCTAATTTTGGAGATGTCTTTTATATCGTTTCATTAATCACGTATCTTTACCATCTAACATCAAAAAGCATGGCTACAGCATTCGTTACATTTTTAGTTACATTGTCGCTTTCTATTAGTGGGATAATTGCTCCTATTTTTTTCGAAAAATTTAAATTGAAGATTATATTAGCTTATGGGCAAATGTTTAAAACAATATTATTAATGATTTTATGTATTTATATAAACATGAATATAGTAAGTAATGTTTGGCTCATTTACACGGTTGTATTATGCATTAGTTTTTTTGATGGGATAAGTAACCCTATTAAAAGCTCGTTAATCCCTTTACTAGTTAAGAGGGAAGAAATTTTAAAAGCAAACAGTATGTTAAACACGTTAGATCAATTTATCAAGCTAAGCGCATGGCCTATTGGTAGTTTAATCATAGCCTTTCTATCTCCAGCTTTTTTGATCAACATGACTTTGTTACTTTACATGATTTCATGCTTTTTTATGTTCCTTCTCAACATAGAAGAAACAAGTAAGCGAGAAAATGTTAATCGAAAAGGTACAAAGAAAGTTCCATCATCTATGAGCATAGGATGGAAATATACATTCACAAATCAACATTCCAAATCTATAAGTTTTATGACTTTGTTTGAGGGAGTCGGGAATGGTGTTTGGATTTCAGCAATACTTTATGTATACGTCAAAGAGCAATTGCATTTAGGAGAGGAATGGTGGGGGTATATTAATTCTATTTTCTTCGGTGGAATGGTTATAGGTGGGTTTTTAATCATAAAATTTAATAAATTCATCGAAGCTAGCCAGCAAACGATTGTACTATCCACTCCATTTATTATAGCAACTGTAACTTTTCTATTTGGAAATGAACAATACGCATGGTTATCTTTATTTTGGTCTATGATATATGGGATAACAGAACAATTTAGATTCGTATCCCTACAAACAATTCTGCAAAAAAATACAGAGCCACATTTACTACCTAATGTGTTTGCGGTTCAAGGAGTAATCAGCACGATTACATTTGGAGTGTCTACATTACTATTAAGTTTTATAGCGGATACGTACGGTATTACCTCTGCATTTTATACATCTGCATTATGTTATATCATAAGCGGTTTAATCAGTTATAAAAATAAAGAAATATGGAAAAACGAAGGTTCATCACCACAACATGTACTTGACAAGTGA